The Fusarium oxysporum Fo47 chromosome II, complete sequence genome includes a region encoding these proteins:
- a CDS encoding eukaryotic cytochrome b561-domain-containing protein: MASAAGVPERFPPIEDLSARETEPLLGRPGDAAQEDGVPLIKNLVLGTGIVAQLGVVLLTILIWASVLSKPLILFSAHPLLQSLAVLTLAQSVLSLQPTHTAEQKRVGQRVHASLNLVAFLILVAGVTIIEYNKIANNGPHFHSVHGYLGVITSIVLLLQYGVGFTMWATPALYGGVDNAKAVWKYHRWSGYIIFVLLLTTVVSAVETDYNHNVLKIKLWAVLLLAIVTLVGVVPRIQKQKLGFPGPGST, translated from the exons ATGGCGAGTGCTGCAGGTGTTCCGGAGCGATTCCCTCCAATCGAGGATTTGTCAGCCAGAGAAACTGAGCCTCTCCTTGGTCGACCTGGCGATGCTGCGCAAGAAGATGGCGTCCCCTTGATCAAGAACCTCGTTCTCG GTACTGGGATAGTAGCTCAGCTAGGCGTGGTCCTGCTCACTATTCTGATCTGGGCAAGCGTCCTCTCTAAGCCTTTGATCCTCTTCTCAGCTCACCCACTCCTTCAATCTCTCGCGGTTCTCACCCTGGCTCAGTCTGTTCTAAGTCTGCAGCCGACTCATACGGCAGAGCAGAAGCGCGTCGGCCAGCGCGTACATGCCAGTCTCAACCTCGtggccttcttgatcctTGTTGCTGGCGTGACCATCATCGAGTATAACAAGATTGCAAACAACGGTCCTCACTTTCACTCTGTCCATGGATATCTCGGTGTCATCACTTCTAtcgttcttctcctccagTACGGTGTTGGTTTCACCATGTGGGCTACCCCAGCCCTGTATGGCGGCGTGGATAATGCCAAGGCTGTCTGGAAGTATCATCGCTGGAGTGGATATATCATCTTTGTTCTGCTCTTGACTACCGTCGTTAGTGCCGTCGAGACAGATTACAACCATAATGTACTTAAGATCAAGCTGTGGGCCGTGCTCTTGCTGGCTATTGTCACTTTGGTGGGTGTTGTGCCTCGGATTCAGAAGCAAAAGCTCGGCTTCCCAGGTCCTGGCTCGACTTGA